A single window of Pieris napi chromosome 8, ilPieNapi1.2, whole genome shotgun sequence DNA harbors:
- the LOC125051719 gene encoding circadian clock-controlled protein daywake-like: MTKLLFFVGLCMCFKGTLQLVPLPDFIHPCAELTDECFTKATIDAIPGVVKGIPEAGIPPLDPLYLDKNITMDLPGNVKMTFHNGKLSGLSTCHPDKVSSRREKRTFFFDMHCNFTIRGQYSIDGRILLFNLNTDGDAKIKIWNQRVRLEVYEKVVKEKDEEWHYKINSYKYKADFGTDLKLNLTNLFRGSREISANILEVLNENSQLVAQEFGGPILDYAIDYAMNVTQRFFSTYTYNQLSHVPLSDEFFEKS, translated from the exons atgacaaaattattattttttgttggttTGTGTATGTGCTTTAAGGGGACTCTGCAACTAGTGCCCTTGC CGGACTTCATCCATCCATGTGCAGAGCTAACTGACGAATGCTTTACCAAGGCAACCATAGATGCAATACCAGGTGTGGTCAAAGGTATTCCAGAAGCGGGGATTCCACCCTTGGACCCGCTATACTTGGATAAGAATATTACCATGGATCTCCCAGGAAACGTCAAGATGACATTTCACAATGGAAAGCTGTCTGGATTGAGTACTTGTCATCCAGATAAAGTATC ATCTCGCCGTGAAAAGAGAACATTTTTCTTCGATATGCACTGTAACTTCACGATCAGAGGACAATACAGCATCGATGGAAGAATATTACTTTTCAATCTTAACACCGACGGAGAtgcgaaaattaaaattt GGAATCAGCGAGTGCGTTTGGAGGTTTACGAAAAGGTTGTCAAGGAAAAAGATGAAGAATGGCACTACAAAATAAACTCGTACAAATATAAGGCTGATTTCGGAACGgatttaaaactaaaccttACTAATCTATTTAGAGGCAGCCGAGAAATTA GTGCAAACATTCTTGAAGTTCTAAATGAGAATTCCCAACTGGTGGCTCAAGAATTCGGAGGCCCTATTCTGGACTACGCCATAGATTATGCAATGAACGTGACACAACGCTTCTTTAGCACGTACACATACAACCAACTCAGCCATGTACCACTATCAGATGAATTCTTCGAGAagagttaa